One Carassius auratus strain Wakin chromosome 44, ASM336829v1, whole genome shotgun sequence genomic window carries:
- the LOC113062212 gene encoding cyclin-dependent kinases regulatory subunit 1, whose amino-acid sequence MSHKQIYYSDKYDDDKFEYRHVMLPKDIAKKVPKTHLMSETEWRNLGVQQSQGWVHYMIHQPEPHILLFRRPLPQSQ is encoded by the exons ATGTCCCACAAGCAGATTTATTACTCAGACAAATATGACGACGACAAATTCGAGTACAG GCATGTCATGCTCCCTAAGGACATTGCTAAAAAAGTTCCTAAGACGCATCTGATGTCAGAGACAGAATGGAGAAATCTGGGAGTTCAGCAGAGTCAAGGATGGGTACATTATATGATCCATCAGCccg aaCCGCATATCTTGCTCTTCCGACGTCCACTGCCTCAGTCCCAGTGA